The Niabella beijingensis genomic interval ACGGAGCTCAATATTGAAGGGAACAGCAGGGAACAAAAATTCATTGACCTGGTTTTGGAAATAAGGCCGCAGCAGGTAACGCTGGTGCCCGATGCCACCGGCCAGCTGACCTCCGATCATGGTTGGGATACCATTCAACACAACGTGTATCTGAAAGAAACAATACGGATCTTTAAAGATGCCGGTATAAGAGTCTCCATTTTTGTGGACCCGGTTGTTGAAATGGTAGAAGGTGCCGCCACAACAGGAACCGATCGTATTGAACTGTACACCGAAGCCTATGCCCGCCATTTTGCTTCCGGAAAAGAAGCCGCCATTGCACCCTATGTAACCGCAGCGGAAAAAGCCCGCGAACTGGGACTGGGATTGAATGCCGGGCATGACCTCGACCTGAAGAACCTCAACTACTTCAGCCAGCAGATACCCTGGCTGGATGAAGTAAGTATCGGCCATGCCCTTATTTGCGATGCGCTTTACCTGGGTTTTGAAAATACCATTCAGCTGTATAAACGACAGCTCGCCATGCGCAGCAGCCTGTAGTTTTCACTTTCACATAATTATACTATGGTTCGTTTCTTTTTTCTGTTGACTGCAATAATAGTGCTTGCCATTTCAGGACGTGCACAGCAGATCACGACCTTGTTTGAAACCAGCAATGGTAAACAGACCCCGGAATACCCCGATATCATCAAATGGTGGCAGCAGCTGGACCAGGCTTCCGACAAGGTAAGTATGCAAGCCGTGGGAATGACCGATGCCGGCTACCCGCTGCACCTGGTGATGGTAAGTAACCAGCCGATGACCGGCTTTGAAGCCGCACATCAGCAGGGAAAGACTGTACTCCTCATCAATAACGGTATCCACCCCGGCGAGCCGGATGGTATTGATGCCTCCATGCTGCTCATAAGGGATATTGTTGAGAAAAAACTGACGCTCCCAGATAATGTGGTGCTGGCCCTGATCCCGGTATATAATATCGGCGGATGCCTGAACCGCAGCAGCCTTTACCGGGTGGACCAGGACGGACCCGAAGCATTCGGATCCAGAGGCAATTCCCAGAACCTTGATCTGAACCGCGATTTTATCAAGTGCGATACAAAAGATGCCTTTGCATTTACAGAGATCTTTCACCGGGTGGATCCGGATATCTTTATTGACAACCATGTAAGCAATGGTGCGGATTATCAGCATGTGATGACCCTGCTTACCTCGCAGCACAATAAACTGGGTGGAAAAATGGGCGAATTTATGAACCGCCGTTTTGAACCCGCCCTGTATCAGCTAATGGGAAAAGAAGGGTTTGACCTGATCCCTTACGTAAATGATTTCGGGGACTCCGTTACAAACGGGTGGGCAGGTTTCTGGGACAGTCCGAGATATGCCAGCGGATATGCCACGCTGTTCCAGTCCTTCGCATTTGTTCCGGAAACACATATGCTGAAACCCTATCCCCAACGTGTAAAAGCCACTTATGCCCTGATGAAGAGCTTTATCACCTTTGCAAAGGAAAACGGCATAACGATCCGGCAACTGCGGAAGGAAGCGCGCGCTGCATTACTGCATACGGAGGCATTTCCGGTATCTTTCAGGCTTGACTCCTCAGCTGCCGGCACCATCACTTTTAAAGGCTATGAGGCCATCCGTAAAAAAAGTGCGGTTTCGGGATTGCCGCGGCTTTACTATGACCGGTCCAGGCCATTTACACGGCAGATCCCTTTCCACAATCAATACATTCCGGAGCGGCTGGTCCGGAAACCCAAGGCATATGTGATCCCCCAGGGCTGGTGGAAGGTCATTGACCGTTTGAAGGCCAATAAGGTGATCCTGGAGCCGCTTACCAGGGATACCACGATCGGTGTGGAGACCTACTACATAACGAAATACCGTTCTTCCCCCGCGCCTTACCAGATGCATCACGCTAATACTGATGTGGAAGTGGAAACAAAAAAACAATCCCTGCATTTCTGGAAAGGCGATTGGCTGATCCCTATGAACCAGACCGCCAACCGCTTCCTGTTTGAAACGCTGGAACCATATTGTGAAGACAGCTATTTTGCCTGGAATTTTTTTGACGGGATACTGAATAACAAGGAATGGTATTCCGCCTATAATTATGAAGACATTGCGGCAGAACAGCTGAAGAAGGATACCACCCTCCGGAAAGCGCTTGAAGCGAAACGCACCGCCGACCCGGCGTTTGCCGGCAATGCCGCTGCGCAGCTGACATTTATCTTCGATCAATCGCCTTATAAGGACCCTGATTTTATGCGCTATCCCGTTTACCGGATTGTGGATTAGTGGCCGGGGCAGCCGGTTCTGCGGGTGCTTTCTCTAGTATAAAGCCATTTTCAGCAGCAAAGCGTGCCTGGGTGTCCTGTAAACGAAGGATCACTTCCTCCTGGGCCACCAGGATCTGGTTCATCCGATCGCTCGCCGTAATCCGGGCGGCCTCATCGGGTGCATCGCCGATTTCCCGGTAGGCGGTATACAGACTTTTGAAATACTCGAAATACCGTATGGCGACCGTTTTAAAGTCCTCTCCCCCTGTCAATGAAGAGACATCCACTTTTTCAATGCGGTCAATTTTTTCCTGTATCAGGACTTCCATTTTCTTGGCTTCCTCGGCCACGCTTTTATAGTCGGCGCTGTCTGCATGGACTTTAATGGCATTTTCAGCCGCACGGATCGGCTCAGCCAGGCTTTGTTCCTCCTTTGCGATTTCATCACTGAACTGCTTGGCCGTCATAGTGATCTTACTTTTGCAACCTGCCATAACAAGCAATACAAATACGAATAAGAACGGATTCAATTTCATTCGAACCTTTAAGTTTTTGTGATCAGATCCAACTCCCACAGGATCAGCGGGCATGGCTGTTCCCGGCACCGGAATTGCTCTAAATATTGTTAATCACCCATAGCTGTGCGCT includes:
- a CDS encoding pyridoxine 5'-phosphate synthase, which produces MTKLSVNINKIATLRNSRGGNNPDLVKMALDAESFGADGITVHPRPDERHIRYQDLRDLKPLLATELNIEGNSREQKFIDLVLEIRPQQVTLVPDATGQLTSDHGWDTIQHNVYLKETIRIFKDAGIRVSIFVDPVVEMVEGAATTGTDRIELYTEAYARHFASGKEAAIAPYVTAAEKARELGLGLNAGHDLDLKNLNYFSQQIPWLDEVSIGHALICDALYLGFENTIQLYKRQLAMRSSL
- a CDS encoding M14 family zinc carboxypeptidase — protein: MVRFFFLLTAIIVLAISGRAQQITTLFETSNGKQTPEYPDIIKWWQQLDQASDKVSMQAVGMTDAGYPLHLVMVSNQPMTGFEAAHQQGKTVLLINNGIHPGEPDGIDASMLLIRDIVEKKLTLPDNVVLALIPVYNIGGCLNRSSLYRVDQDGPEAFGSRGNSQNLDLNRDFIKCDTKDAFAFTEIFHRVDPDIFIDNHVSNGADYQHVMTLLTSQHNKLGGKMGEFMNRRFEPALYQLMGKEGFDLIPYVNDFGDSVTNGWAGFWDSPRYASGYATLFQSFAFVPETHMLKPYPQRVKATYALMKSFITFAKENGITIRQLRKEARAALLHTEAFPVSFRLDSSAAGTITFKGYEAIRKKSAVSGLPRLYYDRSRPFTRQIPFHNQYIPERLVRKPKAYVIPQGWWKVIDRLKANKVILEPLTRDTTIGVETYYITKYRSSPAPYQMHHANTDVEVETKKQSLHFWKGDWLIPMNQTANRFLFETLEPYCEDSYFAWNFFDGILNNKEWYSAYNYEDIAAEQLKKDTTLRKALEAKRTADPAFAGNAAAQLTFIFDQSPYKDPDFMRYPVYRIVD